TCAGGCTGGAAGAGTCGCTCTGCGCGCACTCCCGGGCCAACAAGCCCGGCTGTACCCGCTGCCTCGATGTCTGTACCACCGAGGCCATTTTTTCCGTCGGCGACCACATCCAGATCGATTCGGATATTTGTGCCGGCTGCGGTTCCTGCGCTGCCGTCTGCCCCACCTCTGCGGTGACCATGAATGAGACTCCGTTCGAGGCGCTGACCAAGGCGGTGGAAGTGATGGCCAGGGTCTATCGTGAGCACACCCAGGAATCTCCGCGCCTGGTTTTCCATACCCTTGGTGCGGGCACTGAAGCCATTGCCAACCTCGCCCGTTATGATAATGGCCTCGCGGATGACCTGATCCCGATGGCGCTGGAGCATGTCGACCGGATTGGTCACGCTGAAATCATGGCGGCGTTCGGCGCCGGTTACGCCGAGGTTCTGATCCTGGCCGACAATGAGATAGACCGTCGGGCGGTGACTGCGGAAGTCGAGCTTGCACAGGCCATGCTCAAAGGCACCCACAACTCGCCGAGCCGGGTGCGGGTGATTTCCGCCATCCAGCTATGCGATGCCGGTGACAACGCCGGGCGCGTAAGCGACCCGGTGTTGCTGGTCGGCGGGCGCCGGGACATCACGCGGGTGACCGTTGCCGCCATGTCGGACAAGATCGAAGAGCCGATTCCGCTGCCGGTGGGCGCGCCTTACGGTGCGATCGAAATTGATTCCGATAAATGTACCCTCTGCCTGGCCTGTGTATCACTGTGCCCGACCGGTGCGCTTGGTGACAATCCGGATCGACCCGAGGTCCGGTTTACCGAAAACGCCTGTGTCCAGTGTGGCATCTGCGAGAGCACCTGCCCGGAGACGGCCATCACCCTGAAGCCCCAGCTGGATGTGTCCAAGGCGGCACTGAGCGCCCGGGCCCTTCACGGAGAAGAGCCCTTCGAATGCATCAAGTGTGGTACGCCGTTTGGCGTCGCCAGCACCATTAACCGGATCGTCGAGAAACTGGAAAACCAGCACTGGATGTACAAGAACTCTGATAACGTTCAGCTCATCAAAATGTGTGATGATTGTCGCGTCAAGGCCCAGTTCCATGGCAGTACAGCGCCCATGGCGGGTGGAGATCGACCCCGGGTCCGCACCAGTGACGACTATCTGGACAGCTAAAACAACAGGACACACCATGGTTGAGTACACCGAAGTAGGAAAGAAGCCGAACCTGATTGGCACCGATGCCCCCCGGCCTCAGGACAAGAACCCCAGGGGCGTTGATCGCATCATCGCCATCGCCTCGGGCAAGGGCGGTGTGGGCAAGTCCACCGTGTCGTCCAATCTGGCCGTTGCGATGGCCTCGAAAGGGCTCAAGGTCGGCCTGCTGGACGCCGATGTGTATGGCCCGAGCCAGCCCCGCATGCTGGGTGTTTCCGGTCGTCCGTCCAGCCCGGACGGAAATACCATCCTGCCTCTGAGGAATCACGGCGTAACGCTGATGTCCCTGGGCCTGATGGCGCCTGAGGATGAAGCAATCGTGTGGCGTGGGCCCATGCTGATGGGCGCCCTGCAGCAGATGATGAACCAGGTAGAGTGGGGCCGGCTGGATGTGCTGTTGGTGGATCTGCCACCAGGCACCGGCGATGTCCAGATGACCCTCAGCCAGAAATTCTTTGTAGCAGGCGCGGTGGTGGTTTCCACGCCCCAGGACATTGCCCTGACGGACGCGCGCAAAGGCATCGACATGTTCAAGCGAATGGACGTGCCGCTGTTCGGCCTGATTGAAAACATGGCGTCGTTTGTCTGCGACGGCTGTGGCAAGGAACATCATCCGTTCGGACACGGCGGCGCCCGGGCCGAGGCCGAAAAACTCGGCGCGCCCTTCCTGGGTGAGATCCCGCTGGACCTGGATATCCGGATTGGTTCCGACGGCGGCGTCCCGATTGTGGTGTCAAAGCCGGATAGCCCGCAGTCAAAGGCGTTCCAGCGCATTGCCGATGAAATCATTGCCTCTGACGTTTACGCCCGGGCTGTCCAATGATCGAGTCACCTCAGTTCCCGCCGCTACTCACGGGCGAAGTGGTGCCGAGGCACACGGACCCGTTCGATAAAGCGGTCAGCCGGGCCATCGCGGGCGTTGACTCAGGCACGATCTTTTACGCCGAAGCGGATGACACCCTGCGCGCGGCTCTGGTGCTGGCGCCGGAAACGCCCCTGGAGGAGGCGATTCAGGCGGTCTACGTCGTTCAGATTGGCCTGGCCGAAAGTCTGGGCGCATTGGCCCCGCCGGAAGTGCCGATACACTTTGAATGGCCCGATCGCATCAAGGTCAACGGGGCGCTGTGTGGCGCGGTTCGCTTTGCCGCCGATGTGTCCGACCCCAAGGCGCATCCCAACTGGCTGGTCATTGGTATTGAAGTGCCTTTCATTCCGATGACGGACCAGCCGGGAGAAAATCCCAACGAAACCTGTCTGTACGAGGAAGGGTGTATCGATATCACGCCCATCGCCCTGCTGGAGAGCTGGTCCAAACATACCTTGCTGTGGCTGACTTACTTCATGGACAGCGGCTTTGAACGGATCCACAACGAGTGGCGGCCGCGCTGCGACACCCTGGGTAAAGCGATTGACTATCCCCGGCGGGGCCTGTTTGTCGGTTTGGATGAAAAAGGTCGAATGCTGTTGCGTCAGGACGTGATGACTGAAACGGTGAGTTTGATCGAATTTGCGGAGCACGTATGAAACTGGCCAGAACCCTGCAGCTGGACATATCCGATGAGAACGTATTTGAAAAGCCAGCGCCCAGCGGCGAGTGGGCGATCTCCGGTGGCTTCGAGTTTTCCAACTGGACCGAAGCCGACCTGAAGGGAAAAGCCCGCCAGGCGTTCAGTAACGGCTGGTACAGTATTGAATCTGGCGGGCGTGCCAGTTTCGTGGGTGTGTGTAACATCACGGAACCGGAACTGGAGCAGGTGCGCAGGACCCTGGCGCAGACGTTTGTTGACCATTACGGCGCGCCGGATATCGATGCGGCCTACCCGGTTGCCTGTGAAGAAATCGATCAGATGCGCAACATGTGCGAGGACTTCGAGGACAACACCCTTCTGATGGTCAGCCGTACGCTGACCGAGCTGGGTGTTGAGGAAACCTACCGGTCCCGGGGGCCTCAGGATGCCTCACTGGAGGCCTTTGCGGTTCATGGCAGCGTTGACTGATTACAGTCCGAAGCTGCCATAGGGAATGAAACGGACGGCGGTTCCCGGCTCGATTTCCCGGGCGCTCTCATCCAGTTCCACCAGGCCCTCGGACCAGGCCAGGCCGGTGACCCGGCCGGAACCTTCGGAGCCGAATACCTCAACTTTCCCATCCCGAACCCGGGCCCGCAACATTTCGCTGCGTCCCGGCTTCTTGTTTTTCGTAAAGTCAGCCGGCACGAGATAAGCCTGGGGTTCGAACCATTCACCGCCAGCCAACAGCGCCATCGCCGGAGCGCCAAACCTCAGCGCGCACACCCAGGCGGCCACCGGGTTGCCCGGCAGGCCCACGACCGGCGTGCCCTGAAACATGGCGAGGGCAAGAGGCCGGCCCGGTTTGATCGCGATGCGCCAGTTGCTGATTTCCCCGTGAGCCTTCAGGGTCTTCGAGACGTGATCCTCGTCGCCGGCAGAAACCCCGCCGCTGGTCAGGATCAGGTCGCATTGTTCCGCACCGCGCTCCAGGGCTGCCTTGACGTCGTCCGCCCGGTCCAGCACATGGCCCAGGTCCACCAGCTCATAGCCGAGCTGTGTTATCAGGGCACTCAGCATCGGCCGGTTGGCATCGTAAATCTGCCAATCGGTGACCGGTGCGCCGACCGGCTTCACTTCATCACCGGTCGACAGAACACCGACGCGCAGCCGCTGATAAACATCCACGGCCCCGATTCCGACACTGGCAAGCACCGAAATCTGGGTAGGGGTCAGCCGGGTTGCCGCCGTGAGGATCCGGTCCTGTGCCTGGATGTCCTCTCCGGCCTTACGCAGATTGGCGCCGGCTTTTAACGTGCCGTTCAGGTGGAGCTGCCCGTCGATGACCTCGCAGTCCTCTTCCAGCACCACCGTATCAACGCCCGCCGGTATGACCGCCCCGGTCAGTATCCGGATAGCATGGCCCGCGGGCACACGCCCCGTGTAGGGTTCGCCGGCGGCACTGCGGCCTTCAACCAGGGGCAGGGTGCAGGGCACCTCGGTTAAAGGCCCGGCAAAGGCATAGCCGTCGACCGCTGAATTGTTGCTGGGAGGGTGGGCGCGAGGCGCATGGACATCGCTCGCCAGTATCCGCCCGTTGAGCTGAGCAAGCGGAATATTGCGATCGATACCGACTACTGGATGCAGGCGTGAACGCAACCGCTCAAGCGCCTCCTCCACCGGCGTCCAGTTCACTCCGGGGGGCAGGGCAAAACAGTCGTTACGAAGCGGTTTCATGGCGCTCGTCTTCCTGGTTGGTCAGCGTTCAGAATAAAGTCAGCGATTCCGGCTACATCGTTGATATCGAAAACCGGCCCCGAAAATTCCGCTGCATAGTCTGCGGCGACGGCAATGATGCTGGGGTCTTCCGAATACAGCGGCATGCGCGAGCTTTCCCGCCGGTGCACTTCGATTTTGGGGTGTGAATGGGTCTTGAACCCCTCGACCACGACCCAATCGCAGGGGCCTAACCGGCCGAGCAATTCATCCAGCGTCGGCTCTTTCGCACCCCGGAGCTCGTGCATGATGGCAAAACGCTGGCCGCCGGCGAGGATGACTTCCCGGGCTCCGGCATCCCGATGTTTGTAGCTGTCGGTGCCGGGCTGATCCACATCCACCATGTGGTGGGCGTGCTTGACCGAGTTGACGGTTAAACCCCGGCTGGTCATCTCACGAATCAGGGCGCTCGCCAGAGTGGTTTTTCCGCAGTTTTTCCAGCCGACAATGCCAATAACGTTCACTTGAGATTTTGCTCCGCCCAGGCCAGGTCTTCCGGCGTGTTGATGTTGAAAAAGTCGTCCTCCGCAAAAATCACCAGTGTCTCTCCCTGGGCCTGGGTCCACTGGCGAATCTTTCGAACGCCATCGTTCAGCGCGGCTCTCAGCTCGTGCCGCAAGGCAACCTGCCAACGGCCAAACGTGGGCTGTGGTATCCGGCCACGCTCCGGATCCGGCGTCGCCGCCAACACCACCGGGGTATTGTATTGCGACAGTCGTTCGACCAGGTTCCGAGGGAACGACGGAGTGTCGGCAGCGACACTGATCAGCCACTCATGCCCCTGCTCGGCGGCCCAGTCCATGCCCGCGAGTATACCGGCCAGCGGGCCGGGAAAATCTCCGACAGAATCTGCCACCACGGGCAAACCAAGGTCATCAAAGCGGCTCGGATCGCCATTGGCGTTCAGCACCACGGCGTCAACTTGCGGCGTGATCCGGGCGATAACCCGTTCAATCAGTGACTGGTCGCCCAGCATCAATCGCCCTTTATCGCCTCCGCCCATGCGGCTTGCCTGGCCACCCGCCAGAATGACAGCGCACTCAGTCATGCTCGGCCCCTTTTCGCCGCATTTTCCTGTCTTCATCGGGCACCTGCGACAGGTCCTGGTCAAACACCAGTCGGTGCTGGCCGCTGAGGCAGGTGAATTTCTTGCCTCGCATCCGCCCGATCAGTGTTAACCCGACCTGCTGGGCAATATCGACACCCCAGGCGGTAAAGCCCGACCGGCTGATCAGGGTCGGGATCCCCATGAGGGACGTTTTGATCACCATTTCAGAGGTCAGTCGCCCCGTGGTGTAAAGAACCTTATCGGCCGCCGGGATGGCATTCAAGTGCATCCAGCCTGCAATCTTGTCGACTGCGTTGTGGCGCCCGACATCTTCCATGTAGGCCAGGATTTCGCGGCCCTGGCACAGGGCAGTACCATGAATGGCGCCGGTTTCCATGTACAGGCTGGGCGTGTGGTTGATCTGGTAGGACAGGTCGTAAAAGGTGCTGGTGTGGACCGGCGTATCCGGCAGCGACAGACCTTCCAGCCCCGCCATCATGTCACCAAATACGGTGCCCACGGCGCAGCCGGAGGTCCGGGTTTTCTTCTCCAGCTTGGCCTCGACATCGGTAACACCGGCGGTACGGACCACCGCGACTTCCAGTTCTTCATCGTAATCGATTCTGGTGACCTCGTCGGTCGGCTTCAGCATGCCCTGGTTCAGGAGAAAGCCGAGTGCCAGATACTCCGGGTGGTCCCCGATGGTCATGGCCGTCACGATCTCCTGGCTGTTCAGGTAGATGGTCAGGGGGCGCTCTTCAATCACGCTGATCGATTTCGGCTGGCCGGTTTCATCAATGCCCTCGACTGTGCGAGACAGGCGGGGGTCCTTGGGGTCGGGAAGCAGGGGGTCGATCGCCATTGTTGTTACCGCCATTTCAGGGACGCCGGAGAATTCAATAGTTACGGAGATCGGAAGAGATTAGCCTATTTACCATTCGGGAAAAACAGCTGTTGTCCATCAACCTTGAAGTCGGCAATTGCCTGTTGGCCATCCTTGGAAATCAGCCAGTTGTGCCATTGCCTGGCCAGATCATGTTTGAGGTCGGGATGTTTCTCTTCAGAGAGCAACAGGCTGCCGTACTGATTGAACATGGCCTTGTCGCCGGAATAGAGCAGTTCCAGGTTCTGAGGATTTTTAAAGGCCACCCAGGTGGCGCGATCCGACATTACGTAGGCATCCATGGCCGCCGCGGTGTTGAGCGTAGCGCCCATGCCGCTGCCCAGTTCCCGGTACCAGTCGCCGCTGGGTTCAATGCCGGCGCTTTTCCAGAGGCGCAGCTCGGCACGATTGGTGCCGCTATCATCGCCCCGCGAGGCGAATGGCGCTTCTGCCTTGGCAATCGCCGCGAAAGCTTCTGCGGCGCTGTCTGCCTCACTGATGTTGGCGGGGTCATCGGCAGGGCCAATCAGTACGAAGTCGTTGTACATCACATCGGCCCGCTCGCTGGCGTAGCCGTTTTCGACAAAGCGCTTTTCGCCGGCGGTGTCGTGCACCAGCAGGCTGTCGGCATCGCCGCGGCGGGCGATTTCAAAAGCCTGGCCGGTGCCCACGGCCACTACCCGAACGTCAATGCCGGTGTCTGCTTTGAACTTGGGCAGGATAGAATCGAACAGTCCCGAGTTTTCCGTGGAGGTTGTCGAAGCCAGGGTTATGTAGTCCTCAGCGTGAGCGCTGAAGGCCAGGCCGAGGCTGGTTACGCCCGCAAGTAACAGGTTGAGCGTCTTATTCATATTGTTTTCTCCTGTTGCAGATGAGAGTCGGACTATTCGACCAGTTCTCCAGTAATAAACGCCTGCGCCTCTGGCGAGACGGGCGCGTCAAAAAACACGTCAGCAGGGGTATGTTCGCGGACCTTTCCCCCGGATAAAAAAAGCACATCGCCGGCCAGACGCCTGGCCTGATGGATATCGTGGGTGGTCATTACGATGCGCGTTCCGCGCTGATGAAACTCCCGCACCGCAGCCTCCACGGCTTTAATGGCCGCCGGGTCGAGCGCGGAGGTCGGTTCATCCAGAAACAGCACCTGCGGAGACAGCACCCAGGCGCGCGCCAGGGCCAGGCGCTGTTGCTGGCCACCGGACAGTACGCGAGCAGGCGTTTTGGCGCAGGCGGTCAGGCCAAAGCGCTCGAGCGAATCAAACGCGAGCTTCGCACGTTTCCGGCGCGGGACGTTATTCACCGCCAGTGCGTGGATGAGATTGGCCACGGCCGAGCGGCGCAAAAGCACCGGCTGCTGGAATACCATCGCCTGGCGGGGTTTCTGGTCGCTTGACCAGGTTACCCGTCCCTCCGTAGGGAAGAGCAAACCATGGGCCAGCCGGAGCAGCAGGCTTTTGCCTGCCCCGTTAGGCCCCATCACCAGCGTGGGGCCGATGCCATCCAGAGTGAATGAGCAAGGTCCCAGCAGTAACCGCTCCTCGTGGCTGTAGGCCACGCCATCAAAACCCAGCGCCGGTGGCGAAAGAAGGGCGGACGAGGCGAGTAGCGGCGCATTCATCGAAGTCATCCTGTTCGCCTCCTGCTAAATTCGCCCACCAGGTACGCGCCGGCGTTAATCAGCATTACCAGCGTCAGTAGCACAATGCCAAGCCCCAGAGCCAGGGGCAGGTTGCCCTTGCCGGTTTCCAGTACGATGGAGGTTGTCATTACCCGTGTGACACCCGCAATATTGCCGCCCACCATCATCACAGCGCCCACTTCGGCACTGGCACGGCCAAAGCCGGCAAGCAGAACGGTTAACAGGGCAAATCGCGCGTCCCACAACAAGGTGGGCATCATGCGCGCCCGTGACATGCCCAGTGAGACGAACTGATCCCGGTATTCATCCAGCATTTCTTCGACTTTCTGACGCGAGAGTGCGGCCAGAATTGGAAGCACCAGTACCACCTGTGCGATGACCATGGCACCCGGCGTGAACAGCAGCCCCCATTCACCCAGTGGGCCGGCACGAGAGAGCAGTAAATACACCACGAGCCCGGCCACCACCGGGGGCAGACCCATCAGCGCATTAAGTAACACAATCACTCCGCCGCGTCCGCGGAAGCGCCAGAGCGCCACGGCAGCGCCAAGTGGAAATCCCAGCACCGCTGCGATCAGGACCGCGAAAAGCGAAACCTGAAGCGAAAGCGCCACGATCTGATAGAGCGGGGCGTCGAAATTCAAAAGTAGCGACAGCGCAACATAAAACGCATTATTTTCCACAGCTGCGTCTCCTTGATATTGAGCATCGTGGCGTTTATAGCTACGCTTTGCACCGTCTTCTGAAAAATATGCAGTAAAAAACAGTTCTGTGCTTTACCCCCTCTGCTGGAGAGACTGATGCCCCTTCCCGCTTACCTCACCACAGCCGAAGCTGCCGAGTATCTGCGCCTGAAAGAGCGCAAGGTGTACGATCTGGTTAGCCAGGGGGTTATTCCCTGCGTTCGGGTAACGGGAAAGCTGTTGTTTCCGCGCCAGCGTATAGACCTGTGGTTGATGAACCATCTGGAGGGTGACGATGCCGTCAGCGCCCCGATACCGCCGGTTCTGGCCGGCAGCCAGGATCCGCTGTTGGAGTGGGCGGTGAAGGAGAGCAGTGCCGAGCTGGCTTTGCTGTGTCAGGGAAGCGGCGATGGCGTTCAGAGGCTGGTGGACGGACGCGCGATGCTCGCCGGCATGCACATCTGGCATGCCGAAATTCAGCGTTACAATGATCCGGCCACCCTGGGATTGAACGGGATGCGCGATCTGGTGCTGATTCGGTGGGCAAAACGCCAGCAGGGTCTTTTATTGGCAGCCGATAATCCCCGAGGGCTTACCCGACTGGAAGATATCGCAAGATCCGGCATACGTGTCGCGCATCGCCAGCCTGATGCCGGAGTCAGCCATTTGTTGCAGAGTCTGCTGGCTCGCCACCGTATTGACGCCACGCAACTCGCCTGGGCCGCCCACCCGTCACTCAGCGAGGACGATCTCGCGTTGGCCATTCGCCAGGGCGAAGCGGATGTGGGCGTGGGAATTGAAGCCGCAGCGCGGCGTCAGGGCCTGGCTTTTATTCCTTTGCAGCAGGAATATTTTGATCTGGCCATGCGCCGGCGTCATTACTTTGAGCCGGCCATCCAGCGGCTGCTGGCGTTTGCCGGCAGCGAGCGATTTGTCCAGCGTGCCCAGGCGCTCGGCGGTTATGACATCAGTGATCTGGGCAAAGTCATCTATAATGCTTGAACAGCGCCAATAACAAAAAACAGGCGGATTAGTCATGTTTTCAGTACAAAGCAACCTGGTGAGGGATGCCAGTGGAGCGCTGGGTGACCTTGGCACCCTGATCCCGCTGGGTCTCGGTGCTATTGGGCTGGCCGGCCTGGCCCCGATACCGGTACTGGTGGGGTTTGCCGTCTTCTACATAGCAACGGGGCTGTATTACCGCCTGCCGGTTCCGGTCCAGCCCATGAAAGCGGTTGCTGCGTTGTTGCTGACCACACAGTTGAGCTCCCAGAGTCTGGTCGCCGGTGGCGTGCTGATCGGGGCGATTCTTCTCGTTCTGGGGCTGACGGGGTGGATTAACGGGGCGGCCCGTCTCATACCTAGATCGGTGTTAAGTGGCCTTCAGTTGGGACTGGGGATGATGCTGGCCTATATGAGCTTCGGTCTGATGGCCACCTCATTGCCCCTGGGAATTGTCACGTTGGCGATAGTGGGGATTACCCTGAAGCTTTGTCCGAACTGGCCGGTGGCGCTAATCGGGCTGATCGGCGCTGTTGTACTGGGTACGTTGCTGGGCGCGCCGGGCCTCATGCTTCCCCTGGCCGATCCAGTTGCATTTACATTGCCTGAGTTGCCGGGCATCGGCGATTGGCAGCAAGCGGTGCCCACGCTGGTTTTACCCCAGCTGGCTCTGACATTAACCAACGCCATCGTGCTGACGACACTGGTGGTTGGTGATTACTTCGGCGAGCAATCCCATCGCGTCACGCCCGCCCGGTTGTCGGTATCCACTGGCCTGGCCAATCTCTTTCTGGTTCCCCTCGGCGCCTTGCCCATGTGTCATGGAGCGGGCGGTGTGGCCGCGCACCACCGGTTCGGTGCGCGCACTGGCCTGGCTCCCGTGTTGCTGGGAACGGGCTTGCTCATGATTGCGATAATACCGGGCGGGCTTTCAGTTATTGCGGCCATTCCGATGGCGGGTCTCGGAGCCCTGTTGTTCGTAGCGGCCGCCGAGCTTGGGTTGTCCCGGCGTCTTTGGGCAGCCAAACCGTCGTGTTGGCCTGTCATCGGGATAACTGCACTGGTGACGGTCTGGGTAGATCCGTTCTTCGGGCTGCTGGCCGGGGTGGCGTCAGAAACGTTTCGGGCGGCCTGGCTGCGTGGACAAGAGGTTGCCTAGCGCAGACCGTCAAGATCCTGAAAGAGGTTTAAGGTAGTCGGCTGGTCAAGGGGATGTGTCGGGAGTTCATTGAATTCCAGGCTGGAAAGGCCTGGATGAAGAAATTGAACTGTTACTTTGCCCGCATATCTACTAACTTGGAGATAACGTAATTCAGACAAGATTTTCGCAAGTTATGGAATATCTCCATTGCCAGGAAAAGAGCAGGAAGGGAAAAGCTACGGCTACGGTAACTCCAGCGATTCCCAAGCTAATCATGGGTAGTCACTTGGCCCGCAGTATACGAGGAGTATCTTGCGCGCCGCCTCCCAGCTATTAAGGCATAGCAAAAATATCTAATATTTTGGAGGTATTACAGTGACTGATCTTTTAAAAAATCCCATGGGTCTTGATGGCTTCGAGTTCGTTGAGTTTGCCTCACCAATCCCGGGTGTGCTTGAGCCGATTTTTGAGTCAATGGGCTTCGTTAAAGTCGCCCGGCACCGTTCTAAAGATGTGCTTCTTTATCGCCAGAACGGCATCAACATTATTATCAATCGAGAGACGACTGGGCCGGTGCCTTATTTTGCCAAAGAACATGGCCCTTGTGCATGTGGCATGGCGTTTCGTGTCCGGGATGCTCACCAAGCCTTTGATCGGGCTCTTGAACTCGGAGCCGAGCCTATTGAAATTCCAACTGGCCCTATGGAATTGCGTTTACCCGCAATTAAAGGAATTGGGGGAGCGCCGCTTTATCTTATCGATCGCTACGGTGACAAGGGGTCAATTTACGATATCGACTTCGAATATCTGGTCGACGATCGATACCCTGAAGGTGCCGGGCTGAAGCTTATCGATCACCTGACGCATAATGTGTATCGCGGAAGAATGAATCACTGGGCCGAGTTCTACGAACGCCTCTTCAACTTCCGGGAGATGCGGTTTTTCGACATCAAGGGCGAGTATACCG
This sequence is a window from Marinobacter subterrani. Protein-coding genes within it:
- a CDS encoding helix-turn-helix transcriptional regulator, whose product is MPLPAYLTTAEAAEYLRLKERKVYDLVSQGVIPCVRVTGKLLFPRQRIDLWLMNHLEGDDAVSAPIPPVLAGSQDPLLEWAVKESSAELALLCQGSGDGVQRLVDGRAMLAGMHIWHAEIQRYNDPATLGLNGMRDLVLIRWAKRQQGLLLAADNPRGLTRLEDIARSGIRVAHRQPDAGVSHLLQSLLARHRIDATQLAWAAHPSLSEDDLALAIRQGEADVGVGIEAAARRQGLAFIPLQQEYFDLAMRRRHYFEPAIQRLLAFAGSERFVQRAQALGGYDISDLGKVIYNA
- a CDS encoding putative sulfate/molybdate transporter — its product is MFSVQSNLVRDASGALGDLGTLIPLGLGAIGLAGLAPIPVLVGFAVFYIATGLYYRLPVPVQPMKAVAALLLTTQLSSQSLVAGGVLIGAILLVLGLTGWINGAARLIPRSVLSGLQLGLGMMLAYMSFGLMATSLPLGIVTLAIVGITLKLCPNWPVALIGLIGAVVLGTLLGAPGLMLPLADPVAFTLPELPGIGDWQQAVPTLVLPQLALTLTNAIVLTTLVVGDYFGEQSHRVTPARLSVSTGLANLFLVPLGALPMCHGAGGVAAHHRFGARTGLAPVLLGTGLLMIAIIPGGLSVIAAIPMAGLGALLFVAAAELGLSRRLWAAKPSCWPVIGITALVTVWVDPFFGLLAGVASETFRAAWLRGQEVA
- the hppD gene encoding 4-hydroxyphenylpyruvate dioxygenase yields the protein MTDLLKNPMGLDGFEFVEFASPIPGVLEPIFESMGFVKVARHRSKDVLLYRQNGINIIINRETTGPVPYFAKEHGPCACGMAFRVRDAHQAFDRALELGAEPIEIPTGPMELRLPAIKGIGGAPLYLIDRYGDKGSIYDIDFEYLVDDRYPEGAGLKLIDHLTHNVYRGRMNHWAEFYERLFNFREMRFFDIKGEYTGLTSKAMTAPDGMIRIPLNEESSRGAGQIEEFLLEFKGEGIQHVAFLSDDLIATWDKLKSLGVPFMDPPPDTYYEMLDERLPNHGEPVEELKARGLLLDGTTDGNKRLLVQIFSKAQLGPVFFEFIQRKGDDGFGEGNFKALFESIEKDQIRRGVLETGG